The sequence below is a genomic window from Candidatus Effluviviaceae Genus I sp..
CGTCGACATGCGCGGGCAGGCGCCGGTGGACTCCGAGGGCGCGTTCTCACCCCTTCTCAGGGACGCCGCGACCGCCGCGCTCGCCGCCGGGGAGCAGATCATCCTCTTCCTCAACAGGCGGGGGTTCGCGTCGTTCGTGCAGTGCGTGAGCTGCGGGCACGCCGAGAGGTGCCCGCACTGCGACGTGTCGCTCACGTACCACTCGGCGGACCGCGCCATGCGCTGCCACTACTGCGGCCACACCGCGCCCGCCCCGGAGCGCTGCCCCAAGTGCGGAGGCGTCGCGCTTCGGTACGGGGCGCCCGGCACGCAGCGCGTCGAGAAGGCCGTGCACGAGCTCTTCCCCGAGGCGCGCGTCGCGCGGATGGACGCCGACACGACGACGCAGCGCGGCGCGCACTGGAAGATCCTGGGGGCGTTCGCGGCGGGGGAGACGGACGTGCTCCTGGGGACGCAGATGGTGGCGAAGGGCTTCGACTTCCCCGGGGTCGGGCTCGTCGGCGTCGTCGCGGCGGACGTGGGTCTGAACCTCCCCGACTTCCGGTCCGGCGAACGGACGTTCCAGCTGCTCACGCAGGTCGCCGGGCGGACGGGCCGCGGCGGTCGGCGCGGCCGTGTCATCGTGCAGTCGTACCTGCCCGACCACTACACGATCACGCTCGCGCGCGAGCAGCTGTTCGCGCCCTTCTTCGAGCGCGAGGTGGCGGAGCGCGAGACCCTCGGGTATCCGCCGTTCGCGAGGCTCGTCGCCGTCGAGGTGAGGGACCGCGACGAGCGACGCGTGATGCGCGCCGCCGCGCGGCTCGCCGAGTTCCTCGAGCGAGGCGCGTCGCAGATGCGCGGGCCGCGCCCGGACGTGCTCGGTCCGGCGCCCGCGCCGCTCGGCAGGATCAAGGGCGTCTTCCGCTGGCAGGTCATCGTGCGTGGGAGGGCGGGCTCCGCCAGAGCGCTCGTCGCGGGCGCGCTCTCGCAGCGAGCGGCGCTCAGGCTGCCGGACTCCGTCTCGCTCGCCGTGGACGTGGACCCGCAGGATCTCCTCTGACGGGCCGTCATCGAAGCGCCGCGCATCCCGCGCCCCGCCGCGCGCCCCCTGGGGGAGGTCCGCTCGGTGTGTTGACCGGGCGCGGTCCAGGGGCGTACAATCCCCTGGGTTTCTCCGGCGAACACGAGGGAACCAAGCGCAGCAGGCCGCCGACAAGGAAGGGAGCGCATGGCCGACAAGTCGTTCAACGCCTTCGAGATGGCGCAGGCGCAGTTCGATCACGTTGCCGACATGCTCAAGCTCGACGAGGGCACCCGCAGCCTCCTCCGGTTCAATCTCCGCGAGTATCACATGAGCATCCCCGTGCGCATGGACGACGGGAGCGTGAAGGTCTTCCGCGGCTTCCGCGTGCAGCACAACGACGCCCGCGGCCCGGCCAAGGGCGGCATCCGCTTCCACCCGGCGGAGACGATCGACACCGTGCGCGCGCTCGCGATGTGGATGACGTGGAAGACCGCGGTCGTCGACATCCCGCTCGGCGGGGGCAAGGGCGGCGTCGTGTGCGACCCGCACCACCTGAGCATGCGCGAGCAGGAGCAGATCTGCCGCGGGTGGGTCCGCAACCTCGCGCGTGACGTCGGCCCTCTGCGCGACGTGCCCGCTCCCGACGTCATGACGAGCCCCCAGCACATGCTGTGGATGCTCGACGAGTTCGAGACCATCCGCGGCGAGAGGCTCCCCGGGTTCATCACGGGAAAGCCCGTGGGCATGGGAGGGTCGCTCGGGCGCACCGAGGCGACCGGCTACGGCGTCGTGTTCACGATCCGCGAGGCGCTGAAGGAGCTCAACATCCCGGCGAGCGACACGACGATGAGCGTGCAGGGGTTCGGCAACGTCTCCCAGTACGCGATCGAGCTCTACCAGCAAGTCTGGGGCAAGGTGATCTGTGTCTCATCCTGGGACCAGGCGGACCAGACCTCGTACGCCTTCCGCAAGAAGAACGGCGTCGACCTTCAGGAGCTCAGGAGCATCACCGATCGCTTCGGAGGCATCGACAAGGCGAAGGCCAAGGAGCTCGGGTATGAGGTCCTGCCAGGCGACGCGTGGATCGAGCAGGACGTGGACGTGCTGATGCCGGGCGCCCTGGAGAACCAGATCACCGCGGCGAACGTGAAGAGGATCAGCAACCGGGTCAAGATCATCGCCGAGGGCGCGAACGGCCCGACGACCCCCGATGCCGACAAGGTCATCAAGGAGCGCGGGATCTTCCTGATCCCCGACTTCCTCGCGAACGCGGGCGGGGTCACCTGCAGCTACTTCGAGCAGGTCCAGTGCAACATGAACTACTTCTGGGAGAAGGACGAGGTGCTGGGCAAGCTCGACACGAAGATGACCTCCGCGTTCGCGGCCGTCAGCGAACTCGCGAAGAAGCGGAAGGTCTACATGCGCGACGCCGCGTACCTCATCGCCATCGGGCGCGTGGCGCAGGCCTGCAAGGAGCGCGGGTGGGCGTGACCGCGCTCCGCGCCTTCCCCGGGCGGACGCGCGAGTTCCATCGCACCGGCGCTCACACGGGGTGAGTCGCGATGCGCAGGAGGCAGTACAGCCCTCACCACGGCACCCTGTCGCGATTCGACAGGAACGCCCGGCCGGCGGCCGGGCGGTTCACGTACATCGGCTCGGGCGAGCTGGGCGGAAAGGCGCACGGCCTGGCGCGGGTGCAGGGCGTCCTTGACGCGAAGCTCAGGGACGCCTTCGCCCCGGCGATCACCGTCGCGATCCCGGCCCTCACGGTCATCACGACCGACTTCTTCGACGCGTTCATGAAGCAGAACGGGCTGAAGGAGGTCGCGTACTCCGAATCCCGCGACGACGTCATCGCCCACGCCTTCCAGCGCGCGTCGCTCCCGGTGCAGCTCGTGGGAGATCTGCGCGCCATCGTCGAGAAGACACACCTGCCGCTAGCTGTTCGCTCGTCGAGCCTGCTCGAGGACGCGATGTTCGAGCCGTTCGCGAGCGTGTACGGGACGAAGATGGTCCCGAACAACCAGCCCGACGCCGACTCCCGGTTCCGGGGACTCGCCGACGCGATCAAGTACGTGTACGCGTCGACCTTCTTCAGGTCGGCGCGGAACTACATGAAGGCGACGCACCACTCGACCATGGACGAGAAGATGGCGGTCATCGTCCAGGAGGTCGTGGGCACGCGCTTCGGCGACCGGTACTACCCGCACATCTCGGGCGTGCTTCGATCGTACAACTTCTATCCGGTCTCGCACGCGCAGCCCGAGGAGGGGATCGTCGAGCTCGCGCTCGGGCTCGGGCGCACCATCGTGGACGAGGGCGTGTCGTGGGCGTTCTCGCCCGCGTACCCGAGGATCGCCCCGCCGTTCAAGTCCACGCAGGCGATGCTGAAGAACTCGCAGACGCGGTTCTGGGCCGTCAACATGGGCAAGCCGCCCGCGTACGATCCCATCTGCGAGACCGAGTACATGGTGACCGCCGATCTCGGCGACGCCGAGTTCGACGGGGCGCTTCCGCTCATCGCATCGACCTACAGGCCCGAGAACGACAGCGTGCGGATCGGGATCGGCGAGAAGGGGCCGCGGGTCATCGACTTCGGGCCGATCCTCAAGGCGGACATGCTCCCGCTGACGGAGCTGCTTCTGCAGCTCAAGGACGTCTGCGAGGACATGCTCGACACGATGGTCGAGGTGGAGTTCGCGGTCAGGCTCGCGCGCGACGGCGGGGCGCCGGCCGAGTTCGGGTTCCTGCAGGTGCGGCCGATGGTCGTGTCGGACGCGACGGTGGACATCGACCCGGAGGAGCTCGTCGGCGACGGCGTCCTGCTGTCGGCGGAGACCGCCCTCGGCAACGGCGTCCTCGACGACATCCGCGACGTCGTGTACGTCAGGCCCGACCGCTTCGACATCATGAGGACGAGCGAGGTGCCCGACGAGCTCGAGCGAGTGAACGCCGCGCTCGTCGAGGCGCGCCGGCCGTATCTTCTCATCGGGTTCGGACGCTGGGGCACGACCGACCCGCTGGGCGGCATCCCGGCGAACTTCGGACAGATCTCGGGCGCCAAGGTGATCGTCGAGTCCTCGCTGCCGAACCTGCCCTTCGTCCTCAGCCAGGGCTCGCACTTCTTCCACAACGTGACGAGTTTCCGGATCCTGTACTTCTGCGTCCGGCACGACGAGGAGCGGGGCATCGACTGGCCGTGGCTGGAGCGGCAGCCCGTTCGCTTCGCCGGCGAGCTCGTGCGTCACGTCCAGCTGTCGTCGCCGCTCCGCGTGAAGGTGGACGGCAGGACGGGCCGGGGGGTGGTCCTCCATGACTGACTCAGCGAGGACGACGGACGAGCTCATCAGGTTCTTCCGCGAGCGGGAGAAGGAGCTCGAGTGCCTCTACAGGATCGAGGAGATCCTCAGGAGCCCGCTGGCCGACGTCGCGCGGGCCTGCGAGGCGGTCGTGGCGGCCATCCCTCCGGGCTGGCAGCATCCCGAGGTCTGCATCGTGAGGCTGTCGCTCGGGACGGACACCTACTCGTCCACGGGCTTCGTCGAGACGCCGTGGGCACAGACGGCCGACATCACCGTCCAGGGCAAGAAGGCGGGCGAGATCTCCGTCTACTACGCGAAGGAGATGCCCGCGGCGGACGACGGGCCGTTCCTCACCCACGAGGCGCGGCTGCTCAAGGCCATCGCGGACCGTGTCGGGAGCTTCCTGCTGCACCGGCGCATCGAGGAGATGGTGGCGGGCGTCGGCGAGGGGAAGCTCGAGGAGGGCGAAGGCGCCTGGGAGGTGGTTCTCGACCTGCTTCGTCAGACCGACCCGAACCTGTTCGCCACGGTCTCCGAGAAGATGCTCAACATCCTCTGCTGGCGCGGCGTGGAGGAGGCCGAGCGGCTGCGCGAGCGCGCCGGCGTCGCGGGGGAAGACGACGCGGACGAGCCGTCGGGCCTCGTCAACATGCCGCACGAGCGCAACGAGTTCGAGATCACGAAGCGGCTCTCCGGCGAGATCTTCTCCATCGCGGCGGAGCACTACACCGATGACCAGGTCCTCGCGTACCTCAGGAAGTGGATCCAGGACGACAAGCTGAAGTTCCTCGTGCGCGTCGCGAGCAGCACGCTGACGATCGAGGAGATCGTCGACGCGCTGCGGCAGTACCGCGACCTGTACGTCCAGGGCGTCGACCTCGCCGACGCGTCGAAGCGCGGCATCGTCGTGGCGCTCATCACGCGCTTCCTGTCCAGCCAGCCGAGCTACATTCGCATCGCGAAGAACTTCTGCGACGTGAGCGACTTCTTCGAGTTCCTGGACCGGGTCATCTACACCCCGGACAGCCACGGCAAGCTGGGCGGCAAGGCCGCGGGGCTGTTCCTCGCCAAGCAGGTGCTGAGGCGGTCGCCGGAGGCGGCCGCCGTCGCCGCGAAGATCAGGACGCCCCGCAGCTGGTACGTCGCCTCGGACGTCCTGCTCCGCTTCCTGAGCTACAACAACATGAACGAGGTGGTCGAGCAGAAGTACAAGGACCTCAACGACGTGAGGCGCGAGTATCCCCACGTCATCCAGGCGTTCAAGAACGGGCGCTTCCCGCCGGAGGTCGTGCAGGGGCTGTCCGTGGTTCTCGACGACCTCGCCGGCGCGCCGCTCATCGTCCGGAGCTCGAGCCTCCTCGAGGACAGCTCGGGGGCCGCGTTCTCCGGGAAGTACCGCAGTCTGTTCATCGCCAATCAGGGCACGAAGCGGGAGCGCCTCAACGCGCTCATGGACGCGATCTCGGAGGTGTACGCGTCCATCGTCGGGCCGGACCCCATCGAGTACCGCGCCGAGCGGGGGCTCCTCGACATCAACGAGGAGATGGGGATCATGATCCAGGAGGTCGTAGGCGCCCGCGTCGGCCCGTACTTCTTCCCGGCGGCGGCGGGCGTCGCGTTCAGCCGGAACGAGTTCCGCTGGTCGCCGAGGATCCGGAGGGAGGACGGCCTGATCCGCATGGTGCCGGGCCTCGGCACGAGGGCGGTGGACCGCGTGAGCGACGACTACCCCGTGCTCGTCGCGCCGGGCCAGCCCGGATTGAGCGTCAACGTCGCGCCGGAGGAGGTCGTCTACTACTCCCCGAAGAAGGTGGACGTCATCAACCTCGAGACGAACGCGTTCGAGACGGTCGACGCGAAGGACCTGCTCGCGAAGCACGGGCAGGACATCCCGATGGTCGAGAAGCTCATCTCGGTCTACGACGGTCAGCA
It includes:
- a CDS encoding Glu/Leu/Phe/Val dehydrogenase gives rise to the protein MADKSFNAFEMAQAQFDHVADMLKLDEGTRSLLRFNLREYHMSIPVRMDDGSVKVFRGFRVQHNDARGPAKGGIRFHPAETIDTVRALAMWMTWKTAVVDIPLGGGKGGVVCDPHHLSMREQEQICRGWVRNLARDVGPLRDVPAPDVMTSPQHMLWMLDEFETIRGERLPGFITGKPVGMGGSLGRTEATGYGVVFTIREALKELNIPASDTTMSVQGFGNVSQYAIELYQQVWGKVICVSSWDQADQTSYAFRKKNGVDLQELRSITDRFGGIDKAKAKELGYEVLPGDAWIEQDVDVLMPGALENQITAANVKRISNRVKIIAEGANGPTTPDADKVIKERGIFLIPDFLANAGGVTCSYFEQVQCNMNYFWEKDEVLGKLDTKMTSAFAAVSELAKKRKVYMRDAAYLIAIGRVAQACKERGWA
- a CDS encoding PEP/pyruvate-binding domain-containing protein, whose protein sequence is MTDSARTTDELIRFFREREKELECLYRIEEILRSPLADVARACEAVVAAIPPGWQHPEVCIVRLSLGTDTYSSTGFVETPWAQTADITVQGKKAGEISVYYAKEMPAADDGPFLTHEARLLKAIADRVGSFLLHRRIEEMVAGVGEGKLEEGEGAWEVVLDLLRQTDPNLFATVSEKMLNILCWRGVEEAERLRERAGVAGEDDADEPSGLVNMPHERNEFEITKRLSGEIFSIAAEHYTDDQVLAYLRKWIQDDKLKFLVRVASSTLTIEEIVDALRQYRDLYVQGVDLADASKRGIVVALITRFLSSQPSYIRIAKNFCDVSDFFEFLDRVIYTPDSHGKLGGKAAGLFLAKQVLRRSPEAAAVAAKIRTPRSWYVASDVLLRFLSYNNMNEVVEQKYKDLNDVRREYPHVIQAFKNGRFPPEVVQGLSVVLDDLAGAPLIVRSSSLLEDSSGAAFSGKYRSLFIANQGTKRERLNALMDAISEVYASIVGPDPIEYRAERGLLDINEEMGIMIQEVVGARVGPYFFPAAAGVAFSRNEFRWSPRIRREDGLIRMVPGLGTRAVDRVSDDYPVLVAPGQPGLSVNVAPEEVVYYSPKKVDVINLETNAFETVDAKDLLAKHGQDIPMVEKLISVYDGQHLRTPLAMGLEPAGAGAAFTFQGLIGESDFVRQVDRILKVLEAALGTPVDIEFAHDGTDFYLLQCRPQSFGGPSAPAPIPKDVPKESIVFSANRYVSNGRMPDITHIVYVDPEKYGELPERADLIAVGRTVSRLNQLLPKKRFVLIGPGRWGSRGDLKLGVSVTYSDINRTAALIEVARRKGSYTPDLSFGTHFFQDLVEGEIRYLPLYPDDEGIAFNESFLLGAKNILADVVPEHADVADTVRLIDVPQATDGRILRVLMNAELNEALGFLAAPGGEAGDQASPAAGAERPADQSWAWRLRMAEQIASLLDGERFGVVAMYVFGSTKNASAGLKSDIDLLAHFRGTDLQRADLTAWLEGWSLCLDEMNYLRTGYRTGGLLDVHVVTDEDITNKTSYAARIGAVTDPARPLTLRHPLAER